The Musa acuminata AAA Group cultivar baxijiao chromosome BXJ1-3, Cavendish_Baxijiao_AAA, whole genome shotgun sequence genome window below encodes:
- the LOC135635465 gene encoding arabinogalactan protein 20-like, with the protein MAGIPRASFGLVAVMVLALAILMPAVQAQAPAPSPTSDGTSIDQGIAYLLMLVALVLTYLIHPLDASSPYKLFF; encoded by the exons ATGGCGGGGATTCCCAGGGCTTCATTCGGTTTGGTGGCCGTCATGGTTCTCGCCTTGGCCATCCTCATGCCTGCCGTACAGGCCCAGGCCCCCGCTCCCTCGCCCACCAGCGACG GGACATCAATCGACCAAGGGATTGCTTATCTGCTAATGCTGGTGGCGCTGGTCCTGACCTACCTCATCCACCCCTTGGATGCCTCCTCTCCCTACAAGCTCTTCTTCTAA